One genomic window of Desulfovibrio gilichinskyi includes the following:
- a CDS encoding efflux RND transporter permease subunit: MKGLISFTLKQTVFINIIFVVLMVVGIYCAYDLPVERYPNVHMGKVVITGFLPGASPSDVEALVTKKIEDALDDLENVEYIRSRSFRERASILVKFIDDTDYQKSYDELRFRVLSIQNDLPKDMDPPNFSEINVSEWLPVIRVCLVGDRANRALSMMADEMKVPLRKIPGVNQVDIEGEYVREFHVNLDPKKLIRAKVTFDDAARALEDANISIPAGDFVSNNGEYVIVVDQRYRTREEIAGTIIRMDGDGSFVTIGDVMSDARVSYRDPQVITSINGQNAVTLKIVKTQDGNAVTIAEDVEAVVASFKDALEREGVKLVLTNDQRIHIDEAMKTLGLNLLVGIVLVFVIIYLVMGFRNAMLTTVGVPFAFLVTMLIMHLTGNSLNQITLFSFVLVSGIIVDDAIVVVENIFRHAQEGKNLRNAVIDGTSEVFWPVISATATTVAAFLPMLIMTGSTGEFFAQVPKAVTFALIASLIESLLILPSHFLDWPGAKKLSEAGDKLAHEPVFMRPLRRWTDKLLSLVMRFRFTSLTIVFGAFVLAIAILVVSVSGAIPLIKIKFYPDDYSLYYIELEGPVATSIEVTSDKLKRISVFIEKMGPGMSTSATAFAGFYFSEDYEMMYGSNLGNIVVELPAKDKQVFADAPNNDPGTHLTYIRKAIDKFGGDGWTIRVRPEKDGPPTGKDLNIRILGSDHVAVQGLTAKILNFIKENKELGPQLVNLSKDEGTPNRIFRFSPMNERIAEYGLTPKQVASLSGSILDGRFVGKFRLADEDVDLRLKIDPEFLNSPEDALGIPVLEHNESPIRLSDLCKISIYMEPGQFNRFMTQRAVTITANIKSGSRLSPAIAVNRVKKFYESVRNDYPGASINFSGEYESTKKSYTSLLYAFFTAISIIYLILATQFKSYLQPVIILSAVVFSLTGVILGTFLSQTVFTVNSFIATVGVTGVVVNDSLVLLDFINKLYLAGMSRKESLREGVRIRLRPILLTTLTTTLGLLPMAIGFPSYSLVWGAMASTFVTGLCTATFLTLFIIPVEWDLLMGFMEWKEKRKERKQTIQLDN; encoded by the coding sequence ATGAAGGGACTTATAAGTTTCACTTTGAAGCAGACGGTTTTTATCAATATAATTTTTGTAGTGTTGATGGTCGTCGGGATTTATTGTGCCTATGATCTGCCTGTTGAACGTTATCCTAATGTTCACATGGGTAAGGTTGTGATCACGGGATTCTTACCGGGTGCTTCCCCCTCAGACGTTGAGGCTCTTGTAACAAAGAAGATTGAAGATGCGCTTGATGATCTGGAGAACGTCGAGTACATACGCTCACGCTCTTTCCGTGAACGTGCCAGTATTCTTGTAAAATTCATTGATGATACTGATTACCAGAAAAGTTATGATGAACTTCGCTTCAGAGTCCTTTCTATTCAAAATGACCTGCCCAAAGATATGGACCCGCCTAATTTCTCAGAAATCAATGTAAGCGAGTGGTTACCTGTTATCAGAGTGTGTCTTGTCGGTGACAGGGCTAACCGTGCACTTTCGATGATGGCTGATGAAATGAAGGTCCCGCTTCGCAAAATTCCCGGCGTTAACCAAGTTGATATTGAAGGCGAATATGTTCGTGAATTTCATGTTAACCTTGACCCCAAAAAATTAATCCGCGCGAAAGTCACTTTTGATGATGCTGCCAGAGCTTTGGAAGATGCTAATATTTCTATTCCTGCCGGAGATTTTGTTTCAAATAACGGAGAGTATGTAATTGTCGTTGACCAGCGGTACCGTACCAGAGAGGAAATAGCGGGAACAATTATCCGCATGGACGGTGACGGATCATTTGTAACAATTGGCGATGTTATGAGTGATGCTAGGGTTTCGTACCGCGATCCTCAGGTGATAACTTCCATTAACGGCCAGAATGCCGTGACCCTTAAGATTGTTAAAACGCAGGACGGAAACGCAGTTACCATCGCAGAAGATGTTGAAGCTGTTGTTGCCTCATTCAAAGATGCTCTGGAGAGGGAAGGGGTTAAACTGGTACTGACCAATGACCAGCGAATCCACATCGATGAAGCCATGAAAACGCTTGGCCTCAACTTGCTTGTAGGTATTGTGCTGGTTTTTGTGATTATTTATCTGGTTATGGGATTTCGCAACGCAATGCTGACTACAGTAGGTGTTCCTTTCGCATTTCTTGTGACCATGCTGATCATGCATCTGACCGGTAATTCTCTTAATCAGATAACACTTTTTTCTTTTGTTCTGGTGAGCGGGATTATTGTCGATGACGCCATAGTTGTTGTTGAAAATATCTTCCGTCATGCGCAGGAAGGTAAAAATTTACGTAATGCCGTCATTGACGGAACTTCCGAGGTCTTCTGGCCTGTTATTTCGGCAACTGCAACTACGGTTGCGGCCTTTTTGCCCATGCTTATTATGACCGGTTCAACCGGTGAATTTTTTGCTCAGGTTCCAAAGGCGGTAACTTTCGCGCTTATAGCTTCATTGATTGAAAGTTTGCTGATTCTTCCCTCTCATTTTCTGGATTGGCCCGGAGCAAAAAAACTTTCAGAGGCCGGCGATAAACTAGCTCATGAACCTGTTTTTATGAGACCTCTTAGACGCTGGACGGATAAACTGCTTTCACTTGTCATGCGTTTCCGTTTTACCTCGTTAACGATAGTTTTCGGTGCTTTTGTTCTGGCTATAGCCATTCTTGTTGTTTCCGTTTCCGGCGCGATTCCGTTAATTAAAATTAAGTTTTATCCTGATGATTACAGTTTGTATTATATTGAACTGGAAGGGCCAGTTGCAACATCCATCGAAGTTACTTCTGATAAATTGAAAAGGATATCGGTATTTATTGAAAAAATGGGTCCGGGCATGTCTACATCTGCCACGGCTTTTGCTGGATTCTACTTTAGCGAAGACTATGAAATGATGTACGGAAGTAATCTAGGAAATATTGTTGTAGAATTGCCGGCAAAAGATAAGCAGGTTTTTGCTGATGCGCCTAATAATGATCCGGGAACTCATCTGACATATATACGCAAGGCTATTGATAAATTCGGAGGGGATGGCTGGACTATTCGTGTCCGCCCTGAAAAAGACGGCCCGCCTACTGGGAAGGATTTAAATATAAGGATCCTTGGGTCTGATCATGTGGCTGTGCAGGGTCTGACTGCGAAGATTCTTAATTTTATAAAAGAGAATAAAGAACTTGGACCACAGCTTGTTAACCTGAGTAAAGATGAGGGGACCCCTAATAGAATATTCAGATTTTCACCTATGAATGAGCGTATTGCAGAATATGGCTTAACTCCGAAACAGGTTGCAAGTCTGTCTGGATCAATTTTAGACGGTCGCTTTGTCGGTAAATTCAGACTTGCAGATGAGGATGTGGATCTGCGTTTAAAGATCGATCCTGAATTTTTAAATTCGCCTGAAGACGCACTCGGCATTCCGGTGCTTGAGCATAACGAAAGCCCTATCCGTCTAAGTGATTTGTGCAAGATTTCAATTTATATGGAGCCGGGACAGTTTAACAGATTTATGACTCAGAGGGCCGTTACTATTACAGCTAATATTAAATCCGGATCAAGGCTTTCTCCGGCTATTGCTGTAAACAGAGTTAAAAAGTTTTATGAATCCGTGCGTAATGATTACCCCGGAGCCTCAATCAACTTCTCTGGCGAATATGAATCAACAAAAAAGTCTTATACTTCACTTCTTTATGCGTTTTTTACGGCTATTTCGATAATTTATCTTATACTGGCTACCCAGTTCAAATCATATTTGCAGCCGGTAATCATTCTTTCTGCTGTAGTCTTTTCACTTACCGGGGTTATTCTCGGAACCTTCTTGTCTCAAACAGTTTTTACGGTGAACAGCTTTATCGCAACTGTGGGGGTAACAGGGGTTGTCGTTAACGATTCTCTGGTGTTACTGGATTTTATTAATAAACTTTATTTGGCCGGTATGAGCCGCAAAGAGTCTCTGCGCGAAGGGGTCAGAATAAGGCTCAGGCCGATTTTGTTGACAACTTTAACCACAACACTCGGATTGTTGCCCATGGCAATAGGTTTTCCTTCATATTCGCTTGTATGGGGAGCCATGGCTTCAACTTTTGTGACGGGGCTGTGTACCGCTACTTTCCTGACTTTATTTATCATTCCCGTTGAGTGGGATTTGCTTATGGGATTTATGGAGTGGAAAGAAAAGCGTAAAGAGCGTAAGCAGACT
- a CDS encoding efflux RND transporter periplasmic adaptor subunit, with product MKIKSSCVDFLLSFILLTLINLVYPATVMAASSDIFEAVAAPRVISLTGFTRPRVEMTLVSEESAMCIAVHADVGDTIGADGLFVNLDPKFINLEIAQLKSDIDRLKSDMSYYHKEADRYIKLVKKNTASQSELDLHIRYLNSAESLLRSTQLKLNVNEEHLRRYTLRAPAGWRVIKRYIEPGEWVTKGEKVAELGNFKTLLVPYALTVKELDKIDSMGGKVTLDLPDIDKSVIANLERISPDFDPESRKIDVDFKIATGDFNFRGGLRTELKIEMVDPGGAVIVPASAVVKTYDDYFLVRPDGVRVKVLILGKMEDGKLRASSRAVKAGQKFLLKP from the coding sequence ATGAAGATAAAAAGTAGCTGTGTTGATTTTTTGCTTTCTTTTATACTGCTTACGTTGATCAATCTTGTATATCCTGCAACGGTCATGGCTGCGTCGTCTGATATTTTTGAAGCGGTGGCCGCGCCGCGGGTGATCTCTTTGACTGGATTCACCAGACCGAGAGTTGAAATGACTCTGGTGAGTGAAGAATCTGCCATGTGCATTGCTGTACATGCCGATGTAGGTGACACCATCGGCGCAGACGGGCTGTTTGTGAATCTTGATCCAAAATTTATCAATCTTGAAATAGCACAGCTGAAGTCTGATATCGACAGGCTTAAGTCAGATATGAGCTACTACCATAAAGAGGCTGACCGTTATATTAAGCTGGTTAAAAAGAATACGGCTTCTCAATCAGAACTTGACCTGCATATACGTTATTTGAACAGTGCTGAAAGCCTTCTCAGGTCAACTCAGCTTAAGCTTAACGTTAATGAGGAGCATTTACGCCGTTATACTCTGCGTGCTCCTGCCGGTTGGAGAGTTATCAAACGTTATATAGAGCCGGGTGAGTGGGTTACTAAAGGTGAAAAAGTAGCCGAACTGGGAAATTTTAAGACTCTTTTAGTTCCGTATGCTCTTACAGTGAAAGAGCTTGATAAGATTGACAGTATGGGGGGCAAAGTCACCCTTGATCTTCCTGATATTGATAAATCTGTTATAGCAAATCTTGAACGAATCTCCCCTGATTTTGACCCTGAATCACGTAAAATTGATGTTGATTTTAAGATTGCGACCGGTGATTTTAATTTCAGAGGCGGACTTCGTACAGAGCTTAAGATTGAAATGGTTGATCCGGGCGGGGCAGTGATTGTTCCTGCATCTGCTGTTGTTAAAACATATGACGATTACTTTCTTGTCAGGCCTGACGGAGTGAGGGTTAAAGTGCTTATTCTGGGTAAAATGGAAGATGGAAAACTTCGTGCTTCATCAAGGGCGGTAAAAGCCGGTCAAAAGTTTTTGCTGAAACCTTAG
- a CDS encoding TetR/AcrR family transcriptional regulator yields MTIAAKKKIDHDRMKRMILDAAKELFAKDGFDNVSIRKIASRINYSPAALYRYFSSKEDIILCLKQEGMQKFGDAQKYLADIEDPFERVKECGRIYLAYACNEPEYYDLLFNKVAPSFCNPEKWAGKSSQSFLNFKETVRECIETGVLGDVSVDTTVAALWACVHGLSSLAMTGRLKSSLPDIDVDSVFENVLSFITIPQIEREKMRKAKSDEDKK; encoded by the coding sequence ATGACAATAGCAGCAAAAAAGAAAATTGATCATGATCGCATGAAACGTATGATTTTAGATGCAGCGAAAGAGCTCTTTGCCAAGGACGGATTTGATAATGTTTCAATACGCAAAATAGCGTCACGTATTAATTACAGTCCTGCCGCTCTTTATCGATATTTTAGCAGCAAAGAAGATATTATTCTCTGCCTTAAGCAGGAAGGTATGCAAAAGTTCGGAGATGCTCAAAAGTATCTGGCAGATATCGAAGACCCATTTGAAAGGGTTAAAGAGTGTGGGCGGATTTACTTAGCTTATGCCTGTAATGAACCTGAATATTATGATCTCCTTTTTAATAAAGTTGCGCCTTCTTTTTGTAATCCTGAAAAATGGGCAGGAAAATCTAGTCAGTCTTTTCTTAATTTCAAAGAAACTGTTCGCGAGTGCATTGAAACAGGAGTGCTTGGCGATGTTTCAGTTGATACTACTGTGGCTGCTTTGTGGGCTTGTGTTCACGGGTTGTCGTCACTGGCGATGACCGGAAGGCTTAAAAGTTCGCTGCCTGATATTGATGTTGATAGTGTTTTTGAAAATGTTCTTAGTTTTATAACAATTCCCCAAATTGAGCGGGAGAAAATGAGAAAGGCGAAGTCAGATGAAGATAAAAAGTAG